The Bacillota bacterium genome has a segment encoding these proteins:
- a CDS encoding helix-turn-helix transcriptional regulator, with amino-acid sequence MDPKKVFGQNVRRLRKRRGFSQEELAERAGLHRTYIGSVERGERNISLENIVALARALGVSLAELVEGIVSPLDMEGQSSDG; translated from the coding sequence ATGGACCCAAAGAAAGTTTTTGGTCAAAATGTTCGCCGCTTGCGAAAACGACGCGGATTTTCCCAGGAAGAACTGGCTGAAAGGGCGGGCCTTCACAGGACGTACATAGGCTCGGTAGAGCGCGGGGAACGGAATATTTCCCTGGAAAACATTGTGGCCCTCGCTCGGGCGCTTGGCGTCAGTTTGGCCGAATTAGTTGAAGGGATTGTTTCGCCTCTGGACATGGAGGGCCAGAGCAGCGATGGGTAA
- a CDS encoding metallophosphoesterase: protein MRVGILSDSHGDLRRAERAVAQMGAVDLLVHAGDYYRDALHLGKVFGIEVKAVMGNCDRSVLGPVEEVLEIRGRRIYLTHGHLYGVKHGLLRLYYRTCEIGAEMVIFGHTHVAQHGEIEGVYFLNPGSIARPRLQEKSTYAVLEFQASGYNVEIFELP, encoded by the coding sequence ATGCGGGTCGGGATTTTAAGTGACTCGCATGGTGATTTGAGGAGGGCAGAAAGGGCCGTGGCGCAAATGGGAGCGGTTGATCTGCTGGTCCATGCGGGGGATTATTACCGGGACGCCCTCCACCTGGGAAAGGTGTTCGGGATTGAAGTGAAGGCCGTTATGGGAAACTGCGACAGGAGCGTCCTGGGGCCTGTGGAGGAGGTTCTGGAAATTCGGGGGCGCCGCATCTACCTGACCCACGGCCACCTGTACGGGGTCAAGCATGGTTTGCTGCGCCTCTATTACCGCACCTGCGAGATTGGGGCGGAGATGGTGATTTTCGGGCACACCCATGTCGCCCAGCACGGGGAGATCGAGGGGGTTTATTTCCTCAACCCCGGGAGCATCGCCCGGCCCCGGCTCCAGGAGAAATCCACCTATGCAGTTTTAGAATTCCAGGCTTCCGGCTACAACGTGGAAATTTTTGAGCTGCCTTGA
- a CDS encoding XTP/dITP diphosphatase, with product MQKIVIASRNPGKISEFRELLADLPVKLLSLADFPGLPEIPETGSTLRENALLKARAVAAATGLVALADDSGLEVDHLGGAPGVRSSRFAGPGGDDEANNRKLLAALEGVSFDRRTARFRCVIAVVTPWGEEFLSEGVCEGRITFFPRGKSGFGYDPLFFVPSLGKTFAELGPQVKNQISHRARALRLARDVLVRLLDERKEAGDAGRDFK from the coding sequence ATGCAGAAGATCGTGATTGCCAGCCGGAATCCGGGCAAGATTTCTGAATTTCGGGAGCTTCTGGCGGACCTTCCCGTGAAGCTCCTTTCCCTTGCGGACTTTCCCGGCCTCCCCGAAATTCCGGAGACGGGCTCCACGCTGCGGGAAAACGCTCTTTTGAAGGCGCGCGCCGTTGCTGCTGCGACGGGACTGGTCGCCCTTGCAGACGACTCCGGGCTCGAGGTGGATCACCTGGGAGGGGCGCCCGGGGTCCGCTCCTCCCGTTTTGCCGGGCCCGGCGGCGATGACGAAGCCAACAACAGAAAGCTCCTGGCCGCCCTGGAGGGGGTTTCCTTCGACAGGCGGACGGCGCGCTTTCGCTGTGTGATCGCCGTCGTCACCCCATGGGGGGAGGAGTTTCTGAGCGAGGGAGTTTGCGAGGGGAGAATAACCTTCTTCCCCCGGGGGAAGAGCGGTTTTGGCTACGATCCCCTTTTTTTCGTTCCCTCCCTGGGGAAGACCTTTGCGGAACTGGGGCCCCAGGTGAAGAATCAGATCAGCCACCGCGCCCGGGCCTTGCGCCTGGCGCGTGATGTTCTTGTCCGCCTGCTGGATGAAAGAAAGGAGGCAGGGGATGCGGGTCGGGATTTTAAGTGA
- the rph gene encoding ribonuclease PH, whose translation MRPDGRRPGELRPVRIRRHYLKYAEGSVLIEMGDTKVICTASIEDKVPSFIKGEGKGWVTAEYSMLPRSTSVRTPRDITRGRLNGRSCEIQRLIGRSLRAVVDLEKLGERTIWIDCDVIQADGGTRTAAITGSFVALVDALRLLREQGLLEELPLRDYVAAVSVGKVDGELCLDLSFEEDARAEVDMNVVMTGSGEFVEIQGTAEGRPFTGEELSLLLDLARRGTRELIALQKELLGEIHAEDRDCQPESGQDF comes from the coding sequence ATGCGCCCTGATGGAAGAAGGCCCGGGGAATTACGCCCCGTCCGCATCCGGCGTCACTATTTGAAGTATGCCGAGGGTTCGGTCCTCATCGAGATGGGGGACACGAAGGTGATCTGCACCGCCAGCATCGAGGACAAGGTTCCCTCCTTCATCAAAGGGGAAGGGAAGGGGTGGGTTACCGCCGAGTACAGCATGCTTCCCCGCTCCACCTCGGTGCGAACCCCGCGGGACATTACGAGGGGGAGGCTCAACGGAAGATCCTGCGAAATCCAGCGGCTCATCGGCCGTTCTCTCCGGGCCGTCGTGGACCTGGAGAAGCTGGGGGAGCGAACGATCTGGATCGACTGCGACGTCATTCAGGCCGACGGGGGGACGCGCACGGCGGCGATTACCGGCTCCTTCGTGGCCCTTGTAGATGCCCTGCGGCTCCTCCGGGAGCAGGGGCTCCTGGAGGAGCTGCCCCTGCGCGACTATGTTGCCGCCGTAAGTGTGGGGAAAGTAGATGGGGAGCTGTGCCTCGATCTCTCCTTTGAGGAGGACGCCCGCGCCGAGGTTGATATGAATGTCGTGATGACCGGAAGCGGAGAGTTTGTGGAGATCCAGGGGACTGCCGAAGGAAGGCCTTTCACCGGCGAGGAACTCTCCCTGCTCCTGGACCTGGCAAGGCGGGGGACGAGGGAGCTCATCGCGCTCCAAAAAGAACTGCTGGGTGAAATCCATGCAGAAGATCGTGATTGCCAGCCGGAATCCGGGCAAGATTTCTGA
- a CDS encoding TRZ/ATZ family protein, whose amino-acid sequence MNEPVSLKVPFTAAAARELEAGQRLLLTGVLYGARDEAHRRFAAALAQGEELPLDLRGEVLYYVGPTPPPPGRVCGAAGPTTSGRMDPFTPPLLAYGVRGLVGKGNRSAEVVAALQKYGAVYLAATGGAGALLSRCIKEVKVVAYPDLGPEAVYRFVVRDFPVIVAIDSRGRNLYESGPARYRKLLP is encoded by the coding sequence ATGAATGAGCCCGTTTCTCTCAAGGTTCCCTTCACGGCGGCAGCAGCGCGGGAGCTGGAGGCCGGGCAGCGGCTCCTGCTGACGGGGGTGCTCTACGGAGCGCGGGACGAGGCGCACCGGCGCTTTGCGGCGGCCCTGGCGCAGGGGGAAGAGCTCCCCCTTGACCTCAGGGGTGAGGTCCTCTACTACGTGGGCCCGACGCCTCCACCCCCAGGACGGGTCTGCGGTGCGGCAGGCCCCACCACGAGCGGGCGCATGGACCCCTTTACCCCACCCCTCCTGGCTTACGGGGTGCGGGGGCTGGTTGGGAAGGGCAACCGGAGCGCGGAGGTGGTTGCGGCCCTGCAGAAATACGGCGCGGTATACCTCGCAGCGACGGGAGGGGCGGGCGCGCTCCTTTCCCGGTGCATCAAAGAGGTGAAGGTGGTTGCCTATCCTGATTTGGGCCCGGAGGCCGTCTACCGCTTCGTGGTCAGGGACTTTCCCGTCATCGTGGCCATCGACAGCCGGGGCCGCAATCTCTACGAAAGCGGCCCCGCCCGGTACCGGAAGCTTCTTCCTTAA
- a CDS encoding fumarate hydratase → MRELTADLIEARVAELCQEASFELPCDVEAALAAALEQEESPLGRMILKDLLENAALARQERIPLCQDTGLVVVFVEIGQEVRVTGGSLGDAINRGVARGYREGCLRKSVVADPLRRVNTGDNTPAVIHYEIVPGAAFRLSVMPKGFGSENCTALGMLRPTAGREGVKEFVTAAVRQAGANPCPPVVVGVGLGGTAEKALFLARRALLRPLGAFHPDPEVATLEAELKEAVNALGLGPGGLGGTVTALAVHIETYPTHIAGLPVGVSISCHAARHRTWVWGGEEDE, encoded by the coding sequence GTGCGGGAGTTGACTGCAGACCTGATCGAGGCGAGGGTTGCAGAACTCTGCCAGGAGGCCAGCTTTGAACTTCCCTGCGATGTGGAAGCCGCCCTTGCAGCGGCTCTGGAGCAGGAAGAATCACCTCTGGGGCGCATGATTCTTAAAGATCTTTTGGAGAATGCCGCTCTCGCCCGGCAGGAGCGGATTCCCCTCTGCCAGGATACCGGCCTGGTGGTGGTTTTTGTGGAGATCGGGCAGGAGGTTCGAGTTACAGGAGGCAGCCTGGGGGATGCTATTAACCGGGGTGTGGCGAGAGGCTACCGGGAGGGCTGCCTGCGGAAGTCGGTGGTGGCCGATCCCCTGCGCCGGGTCAATACCGGCGACAATACTCCTGCTGTCATCCATTACGAGATCGTGCCAGGGGCTGCCTTCCGCCTCTCCGTGATGCCGAAGGGTTTTGGAAGCGAGAACTGCACCGCGCTGGGGATGCTGAGGCCCACTGCCGGGAGGGAGGGCGTGAAGGAATTCGTCACTGCTGCCGTCAGGCAGGCCGGGGCAAACCCCTGCCCCCCTGTGGTCGTGGGAGTGGGGCTGGGGGGGACGGCGGAGAAGGCACTTTTCCTTGCCAGGCGCGCTCTCCTGCGGCCGCTCGGGGCTTTCCACCCCGACCCTGAAGTGGCGACACTGGAAGCGGAGCTCAAGGAGGCGGTGAACGCCCTCGGCCTTGGGCCCGGGGGGTTAGGGGGGACGGTTACCGCCCTTGCCGTTCACATCGAAACATACCCCACGCACATCGCGGGCCTTCCCGTCGGGGTGAGCATCAGCTGCCACGCGGCGCGGCACCGGACCTGGGTCTGGGGAGGGGAAGAGGATGAATGA
- a CDS encoding MBL fold metallo-hydrolase, translating into MYLAVLGCWAPYPAAGGACPGYLLVSKNLSLFLDCGNGSLAWLRRCTDFRELTAVFISHFHPDHYVDLFCLRHALAGARREGSRSLPLPLIAPLAPEKDAETWRSYPDVLEFRGIAPEACRSSLAVPLGELLGNCFQGASGGRVSFLLTDHPLPNLAVRFENEGKTLVYTGDTGFFEALVEFAGGADLLVCEATLQEKDRGLGVSGHLTAREAGLLAASAGVKRLLLTHFWPEHDLRVTYREARAVFAGDLLLAREGLTVFF; encoded by the coding sequence GTGTACCTTGCGGTTTTGGGTTGCTGGGCTCCCTATCCTGCGGCAGGAGGGGCCTGCCCGGGCTACCTGCTTGTTTCGAAAAACCTTTCCCTTTTTCTGGACTGCGGGAACGGGAGCCTTGCCTGGCTCCGGCGCTGCACCGATTTCCGGGAGCTGACGGCGGTTTTCATTTCCCATTTCCATCCCGATCATTACGTCGATCTCTTTTGCCTCCGCCATGCCCTTGCCGGGGCGCGCCGGGAGGGGTCGCGGTCCCTTCCCCTCCCCCTGATCGCTCCCCTGGCGCCTGAAAAAGACGCGGAAACCTGGAGGAGTTACCCCGATGTTTTGGAGTTCAGAGGGATTGCTCCCGAAGCCTGCAGGTCTTCCCTTGCCGTTCCGTTGGGGGAGCTGCTGGGGAATTGTTTTCAGGGGGCATCCGGCGGGCGGGTTTCCTTTCTTTTAACAGACCATCCCCTGCCGAATCTGGCTGTAAGGTTCGAAAACGAGGGAAAGACCCTGGTCTACACCGGCGACACGGGGTTTTTCGAGGCTCTGGTGGAGTTTGCGGGAGGCGCCGACCTGCTGGTTTGCGAGGCTACCCTGCAGGAAAAGGACCGGGGCTTGGGGGTCTCCGGCCACCTCACCGCAAGGGAGGCCGGCCTGCTGGCGGCATCTGCCGGCGTGAAGAGGCTTCTTCTCACCCACTTCTGGCCCGAACATGATTTAAGAGTCACCTACCGGGAGGCGCGGGCGGTTTTTGCCGGGGATCTCCTGCTGGCGCGGGAGGGGCTGACCGTCTTCTTTTAA
- a CDS encoding glutamate racemase: MRSSQPGRAIGIFDSGVGGLTVARLIFSHLPEQEIIYFGDTAHVPYGSRSPRELIKFGDQIVSFLIGLGARVVIAACNTSSSVSLPFLREKYDLPILGMVEPGAKAALEATKNKRVGVIATEATVRSGAYPRALRLFDAGVEVFMQACPRFVPLVEAGKLDTPEAREAAAEYLEPLRRAGIDTLVLGCTHYPFLAPVIAEILGPGVKLVDPAEETVKELVALLGGEGSSRSSRNPRHRFYASGSPRSFYTAGRQFLGGFPFTVEQVNLNEERREIITGKSSPGSE, from the coding sequence ATGAGAAGTTCGCAGCCGGGGCGGGCGATTGGAATCTTTGATTCCGGCGTGGGGGGTTTGACCGTGGCCCGGCTCATTTTTTCTCACCTTCCTGAGCAGGAAATAATCTATTTCGGGGACACGGCTCATGTTCCGTACGGCTCCCGCTCTCCCCGGGAACTGATTAAATTTGGCGACCAGATTGTTTCTTTTTTGATCGGGCTGGGGGCCAGGGTCGTCATTGCTGCCTGCAATACCAGTTCTTCGGTTTCCCTCCCCTTTTTGCGGGAGAAATACGATCTTCCCATCCTCGGCATGGTGGAACCGGGCGCAAAGGCTGCGCTGGAGGCGACGAAGAATAAAAGGGTGGGGGTCATTGCCACAGAAGCCACCGTCCGGAGCGGCGCTTATCCCCGCGCCTTGAGGCTTTTCGACGCAGGGGTGGAGGTTTTCATGCAGGCCTGCCCCCGTTTTGTCCCTCTTGTGGAGGCGGGAAAACTGGACACCCCCGAGGCCCGTGAGGCTGCCGCCGAATATCTTGAGCCCCTGCGGAGGGCAGGAATCGATACCCTGGTGCTGGGCTGCACCCATTACCCCTTTCTGGCTCCCGTGATCGCCGAAATCCTGGGGCCCGGTGTGAAGCTTGTGGATCCCGCCGAGGAAACGGTAAAGGAACTCGTCGCTCTCCTCGGAGGAGAGGGGAGCAGCCGGAGCAGCCGGAACCCCAGGCACCGCTTTTATGCAAGCGGCTCGCCGCGTTCGTTTTATACTGCCGGGCGGCAGTTTCTGGGCGGCTTTCCTTTCACCGTCGAGCAGGTTAACCTGAACGAGGAAAGGCGGGAAATTATTACCGGGAAGAGTTCTCCGGGAAGTGAGTGA